A single genomic interval of Lucilia cuprina isolate Lc7/37 chromosome 2, ASM2204524v1, whole genome shotgun sequence harbors:
- the LOC111683710 gene encoding protein chiffon → MQPQSEINSKCKFKIQQQQQQQQLPTTPTSRNATTASAALLQQTPTTTAAAATATTASDVTKRSPAVKVVKCKKPLCHFKFYLDIRDHQLTKRIEEQIKLLGGSLEFFLTPSVTHFVTDKPIAAPTNSTSNNTNNNTSCPGTPQTPQTPQTPQTPYSLDCLVDSSKPNNGLASNKKPIRNSRADAILNRARRLSTINVSTPTTSHHHHPSQSKVNSLEQNSSVTPLKHKQSLSNNATPPLPYVVWQCEIALRFFKKVQHELKDYLDHSSKTHSKSYAVEPISLKGGYIKFESLKRNYRPYYHLIKKPQEWPKIQLSREDGAFRLSPKKDLSPHKELEDIEPNRQILDGATLVDNMTRKSRTKSSQNHHNNLKNKDNNDLIKSPANSQKQTAKCKNQTPQQQKDSSDKQCGVCEICKIEYDALTIHLKTKDHEYFAKNSQNFIALDSLIHSSADVNKFLDENRKLEIKTELEEMEVDHESLMCIEQDPLQNSENEHEQQNEEDNEEEEDEDEDDESQKSSSTHKRKSVEPKMFSPTLREKSKRSTKGKHSSEKFQNCTLTTAAKSPKTPSPQKPLAALDVKTPVARKKASSTAAISPPIRAMLPPNSLYKVVETHTEVNCTPPRGKGLAAGLNDDSKVVGSPSIIVKFKKVRTTELQVLNGEAENFMFPKKRSDSSDLPTDIDRHTTSDRIQQTQSSQQILTSSSSSSSEEQDNDDDFDVKHSPPQMQHNGKKAIIKAKRRLSKVCSSSSSRSTLGGEFKQSFPKTPIQPNEQLKSETNKSTTAITGATKRKSLTSSTQSNMNKTQNVTAAVSVANKIVLPEATRKSSRTATAIVTAATTSTRLLQAAVEAAKSKQKLETTTKSKLPPPPPPAPAAKQSKTSKKLQIKQEPKHSDSEEEEKVEDEEEDDDEDGKDELPKNTAQTTSRALRCSRRSVVKLEDRMGDSNKKPQKSLNNNNKKLIQGFDVEDYEDDDDITIDGDDDDDDEKDEDFIVEPAKGKTKSSANKKAANNSIAASKSACKSKPTKQTPVQLNLSLREERLARRQSRLITQLQLELQTNSEEEPANVITKPKLVEKKAERLSIEKTPTKSSAKSAKSAETPPKKSPTKVTSPKKPESSSSPSSRYFDYTKSERLKAIRYAFERLPDTDLWYRVYKRQDNCEEKYYEYFGSTKYRKLPYELGPIPFETTLLDNNKTKICCKLCQDSQQKQENGRAQKLHVRRDLQLDLKPQIKESLNNKTNLLESQEDFNCSTSSAHDMKQQDPHNSSHEQDREHSKSNCSSSAHNVETKSYAHKHKKLHLLQRYRQELEQQELMQRQKLEDQVKSLRNDNSRVASVGSSVEIKTELESHQDSVPSRHDRAGSTHSNASSCGSSTNAQVERKWKKMGAKLAKLSMLANLELPPRKSPREHASTLALVSCIIKQRQDSLSKPNSETDEPPSTPTERETKVLAMAAEKLRAGQGVLEKEPPKTPPPSARKTAPESPAPNVINSPRTRSQAATPIEELRFATEISETVKRMRRGRNKYDYSPPFVQRTTGRPRSGRGRGRGGSNSVVNLFGSSHKPTTTTTTVSGSLTRQRSNTPNTIVPPPTTSSAVTRGRRRRGRQKGYNNISKNPLTILASIRKTGSKKGVLEFDVDNIAMEALKKATTDYVNPKLLEWQIDKFLSLANKDYDNDLLTPDPVNITTPPEEQEEQKEHLQQKENAEEVKEFTENIKTATDAINDVNLNTPPATDYFSSDFDLCDLINQSSERLQEDGDNGLPHNSSSKKFSIFNSLHMSKYYRKRKNPKSNRTGWPKAIKKKAVTRQQSMQDKIYFLQNGDIREEKCNKGSAIKQEVMDDNIFINEDDTTQEQDVRESGVITPPDSENELEDNTMLRGELSKTFNENDEESMLMEEDSQMALDEDSQTANDDEEAEGEEEDVDEEEEEEEEEERVIEEDNETLADSIEDDEEEEEEQQQQQQRKQKADSDADADIEEADEEEQLHNGNTKREQSKSMEFNKKLNKKCKKIIPKIIENEDEDSYEPQEKRQRCLPESPVEKMRNLLNPNSAHTSTPITPFMRALRRTPQLNGSLGSCISPSEKAGDNSDIFTVSSDGLDTDMDLSNSHSQLRTTNNLNEEEDHHHHHHHHHHHQNNSLHNNSSGTTNTNATPKRKFDISKYAPTNAATCAAEAATAAVKSLAISQFLKKEVRVTCRRLRAPFRRFRYRR, encoded by the coding sequence ATGCAACCACAATCGGAAATCAACAGtaaatgcaaatttaaaattcagcaacaacagcagcagcaacaattgcCAACAACACCTACTAGCAGGAACGCAACAACTGCCTCTGCAGCTTTATTACAACAAACACCAACAactacagcagcagcagctacTGCCACAACTGCATCGGATGTTACAAAACGCAGTCCTGCTGTAAAAGTAGTCAAATGTAAGAAACCTTTgtgtcattttaaattttacttggaTATACGAGATCATCAACTTACCAAACGTATAGAGGAACAAATCAAACTTTTGGGTGGTTCACTAGAGTTTTTTCTTACACCCAGTGTAACGCATTTTGTTACTGACAAGCCTATTGCAGCGCCGACAAATAGTACTAGcaataatacaaacaacaacacaagCTGTCCGGGTACACCACAAACGCCCCAAACACCGCAGACCCCACAGACGCCCTACTCATTGGATTGCCTAGTTGACTCATCAAAACCAAATAATGGACTTGCCAGCAACAAGAAACCCATTAGGAATTCAAGAGCAGATGCCATATTAAATCGTGCGCGCAGACTGAGTACTATAAACGTATCCACGCCCACCAccagtcatcatcatcatccttcTCAGAGCAAGGTAAACTCTTTAGAACAAAACAGCTCTGTTACACCACTCAAACATAAGCAAAGTTTATCTAATAATGCTACACCACCGCTACCTTATGTGGTTTGGCAGTGTGAAATCGctttaagatttttcaaaaaagtccaACACGAACTCAAAGATTACTTGGATCATTCCAGTAAAACGCATAGCAAGTCTTATGCCGTAGAACCTATAAGTCTTAAGGGTGGCTATATCAAATTTGAATCGCTTAAGCGCAACTATCGTCCGTACTATCATCTTATTAAGAAACCACAAGAGTGGCCGAAAATCCAATTGAGTCGCGAAGACGGTGCTTTTAGACTGTCGCCCAAGAAGGATTTGTCACCACACAAAGAGCTTGAGGACATAGAACCAAATCGCCAAATTTTAGACGGCGCCACTTTGGTTGACAATATGACACGTAAATCTCGTACGAAATCATCTCAAAATCATCATaacaatcttaaaaataaagacAACAACGATCTTATTAAATCACCAGCCAACTCCCAGAAACAAACGGCAAAGTGCAAAAATCAAACTCCTCAACAGCAAAAAGATTCTAGCGATAAACAGTGTGGCGTTTGTGAAATATGTAAAATAGAATACGACGCCCTAACCATACACCTAAAAACGAAAGATCATgaatattttgccaaaaattcacAGAATTTTATAGCTCTCGATTCGTTGATACACTCTTCGGCcgatgtaaataaatttttggatGAGAATCGTAAATTGGaaataaaaactgaactagaagaaaTGGAGGTAGATCACGAAAGTCTAATGTGTATTGAACAAGATCCCTTGCAAAATAGTGAAAATGAACATGAACAACAAAATGAGGAAGATAACGAAGAGGAAGAAGATGAAGATGAGGATGATGAATCACAGAAATCCTCTTCGACACACAAACGCAAGTCGGTGGAGCCCAAAATGTTTTCACCTACATTAAGGGAAAAATCCAAAAGATCCACTAAAGGCAAACACTCTTCAGAGAAGTTTCAGAATTGCACGCTTACTACGGCTGCAAAATCACCAAAGACTCCTAGTCCTCAGAAACCTTTAGCAGCACTGGATGTTAAAACACCAGTGGCTCGGAAAAAGGCCTCTTCTACAGCTGCTATTTCACCACCCATACGTGCCATGTTACCGCCCAACTCTCTGTATAAGGTGGTAGAAACCCACACTGAAGTGAATTGTACACCTCCCAGGGGAAAAGGATTAGCGGCCGGTTTAAATGATGACTCTAAAGTAGTGGGTTCTCCTTCTATAATagtgaaatttaaaaaggtaCGCACCACAGAACTGCAAGTATTAAATGGCGAGGCTGAAAACTTTATGTTTCCCAAAAAACGCAGTGATTCCAGCGACTTGCCGACGGATATCGATCGACATACTACCTCCGATCGCATACAGCAAACACAATCATCTCAGCAGATTTTAACATCATCGTCTTCTTCATCATCCGAAGAACAGGATAACGATGATGATTTTGATGTCAAACACAGTCCGCCTCAAATGCAGCACAATGGCAAAAAGGCCATAATTAAGGCAAAGAGAAGATTGTCAAAAGTATGCTCCTCTTCTTCGTCCAGGTCAACGTTGGGAGGGGAGTTTAAACAGAGCTTTCCAAAGACCCCCATCCAGCCAAATGAACAACTGAAAAGTGAAACAAACAAATCTACAACAGCAATAACCGGAGCAACGAAAAGAAAATCGCTAACGTCATCAACACAAAGCAAcatgaacaaaactcaaaatGTTACAGCGGCAGTAAGTGTTGCCAATAAAATCGTTTTGCCAGAGGCTACACGCAAAAGTAGTCGCACCGCCACTGCAATTGTTACGGCAGCCACTACAAGTACACGCTTGTTACAAGCTGCAGTGGAGGCAGCCAAAAGCAAACAAAAgttagaaacaacaacaaaatcgaaACTGCCACCACCACCTCCTCCAGCTCCTGCTGCTAAACAGTCTAAAACATCAAAGAAACTGCAAATAAAGCAAGAGCCAAAACATTCAGATtctgaagaagaagaaaaagtcGAAGATGAGGAAgaggatgatgatgaagatggcAAAGATGAGTTGCCTAAAAACACAGCTCAAACAACATCCCGAGCATTGCGTTGTAGCCGTAGATCAGTTGTGAAATTGGAGGATAGGATGGGGGATTCAAATAAAAAGCCTCAAAagtctttaaataataataataagaaactaATACAAGGTTTCGATGTGGAAGACTATGAAGATGATGACGACATTACCATTGATGGcgatgacgacgatgatgacGAGAAGGACGAAGATTTCATAGTGGAGCCAgctaaaggaaaaacaaaatcttcaGCGAACAAAAAAGCAGCGAATAATTCTATAGCTGCGTCAAAATCTGCATGTAAGTCTAAACCAACTAAACAAACACCCGTTCAGCTGAATTTGTCGTTACGTGAAGAGCGCTTAGCTAGACGTCAAAGTCGTCTAATCACCCAGTTACAATTAGAATTGCAAACTAACTCAGAAGAAGAGCCGGCAAATGTGATAACTAAGCCAAAGCTTGTGGAGAAGAAAGCCGAAAGGTTATCAATAGAAAAAACTCCAACAAAATCTTCGGCAAAATCCGCCAAATCTGCTGAAACACCTCCCAAGAAATCACCCACAAAAGTTACATCACCTAAAAAACCGGAGTCTTCGTCCTCACCTTCTTCTCGCTATTTCGACTACACCAAAAGTGAACGCTTGAAAGCCATACGCTATGCCTTTGAACGTCTGCCAGATACGGATCTATGGTATCGGGTCTACAAACGACAGGATAATTGTGAAGAGAAATACTATGAGTACTTTGGTTCAACCAAATATCGAAAACTGCCCTATGAGCTGGGACCTATACCGTTTGAAACGACACTCTTGGATAATAACAAAACGAAAATTTGCTGCAAGCTGTGTCAGGATAGTCAGCAGAAACAGGAAAACGGAAGGGCTCAAAAACTGCATGTGCGCAGAGATTTGCAGCTAGATTTAAAGCCGCAAATTAAAGAGTCTCTCAACAATAAAACTAACCTACTGGAATCTCAGGAAGATTTTAATTGTTCAACGTCTTCCGCACACGACATGAAACAACAAGATCCACATAACAGCAGCCATGAACAAGATCGAGAACATTCCAAATCAAATTGCTCGTCTTCAGCGCATAACGTAGAAACCAAGTCATATGCCCATAAACACAAAAAACTGCATTTGTTGCAACGTTACCGTCAGGAATTGGAACAACAGGAGCTAATGCAACGTCAAAAACTCGAAGATCAAGTGAAGAGTTTGCGCAATGACAACAGTCGTGTGGCAAGTGTAGGCAGTAGTGTGGAAATTAAAACAGAGCTAGAATCGCATCAAGATTCTGTACCCTCAAGACATGACCGTGCCGGTTCTACGCATAGCAATGCCAGCAGCTGTGGCAGCAGTACAAATGCACAGGTAGAGCGTAAATGGAAGAAAATGGGTGCCAAACTGGCCAAACTATCAATGTTGGCCAATTTGGAACTGCCGCCTAGAAAATCACCGCGAGAACATGCTTCAACGTTGGCTTTAGTTAGTTGTATAATAAAACAGCGACAGGATTCGCTGAGTAAACCAAATTCAGAGACAGATGAGCCGCCTTCAACACCCACAGAAAGAGAAACAAAAGTCTTGGCAATGGCAGCGGAAAAATTAAGAGCAGGTCAAGGGGTTTTAGAAAAAGAACCGCCTAAAACACCACCACCTTCTGCTAGAAAAACGGCGCCAGAATCTCCTGCTCCTAATGTTATTAACTCCCCTCGTACAAGATCACAGGCGGCCACGCCCATTGAAGAATTACGCTTTGCCACCGAAATATCAGAGACGGTGAAACGCATGAGAAGGGGACGCAATAAATACGATTATTCGCCTCCATTTGTGCAAAGAACAACAGGAAGACCTCGTTCGGGCAGAGGACGTGGTAGAGGAGGATCGAATAGTGTGGTTAATTTGTTTGGTAGCAGCCATAagccaacaactacaacaacaacggtCTCTGGTTCACTAACGCGTCAGCGATCAAATACTCCCAACACCATTGTACCACCTCCAACAACAAGTTCTGCTGTAACCAGAGGACGTCGTAGAAGAGGCCGTCAAAAGGGTTATaataatataagtaaaaatCCTCTTACTATTTTGGCCTCCATACGTAAGACGGGTTCTAAGAAGGGAGTTTTAGAATTCGATGTAGATAATATAGCTATGGAGGCTTTGAAGAAAGCTACCACGGATTATGTTAATCCTAAACTATTAGAATGGCAAATAGACAAGTTTCTCTCATTGGCAAATAAGGATTATGATAATGATTTGCTAACACCTGATCCGGTTAATATAACAACACCACCTGAGGAACAAGAGGAGCAGAAAGAGCACCTTCAGCAGAAGGAAAATGCTGAGGAAGTGAAAGAGtttacagaaaatattaaaacagcTACAGATGCTATAAATGATGTCAATCTAAACACCCCACCCGCCACTGATTACTTTTCGAGTGATTTCGATTTGTGTGATTTAATCAATCAAAGTTCGGAACGTCTACAGGAGGATGGCGATAATGGCCTTCCTCACAATAGTAGCTCAAAGAAATTTAGCATATTCAATTCATTACATATGAGCAAATACTATCGCAAACGTAAAAATCCCAAATCCAATCGCACTGGTTGGCCCAAGGCCATCAAAAAGAAGGCGGTAACGCGGCAACAGTCAATGcaagataaaatttatttcctgCAAAATGGCGATATAAGAGAGGAGAAATGTAATAAAGGTAGCGCCATTAAGCAGGAAGTTATGGAtgataatattttcataaatgaaGATGATACTACACAAGAACAGGATGTCCGAGAAAGTGGTGTTATAACACCACCCGATTCCGAGAATGAACTAGAAGATAATACCATGTTAAGAGGAGAGCTAAGTAAAACGTTTAATGAAAATGATGAAGAAAGTATGCTAATGGAGGAAGATTCTCAAATGGCTTTAGATGAAGACTCACAAACGGCCAATGATGATGAGGAGGCAGAAGGGGAAGAAGAGGATGTTGATGAGGAGGAGGAGGAGGAGGAAGAAGAAGAACGAGTTATAGAAGAAGATAATGAAACATTAGCCGACTCTATAGAAGATGATGAGGAAGAGGAGGAggaacagcagcagcagcaacaaagaaaacaaaaagccGATTCTGATGCCGATGCTGATATTGAAGAGGCCGATGAAGAGGAACAACTGCATAATGGTAACACAAAACGCGAGCAGTCCAAGAGTatggaatttaataaaaaactgaataagaaatgcaaaaaaatcatACCCAAAATCATAGAAAATGAAGATGAAGATTCTTATGAACCACAAGAAAAACGACAGCGTTGTCTGCCCGAAAGTCCAGTGGAAAAAATGCGTAACTTATTAAATCCCAATAGTGCACATACCTCCACTCCCATCACACCATTTATGAGAGCGCTGCGTCGAACACCTCAACTCAATGGCAGTTTAGGTAGTTGTATTAGTCCCAGCGAAAAGGCGGGAGATAATTCAGATATTTTTACAGTTTCCTCCGATGGCTTAGATACCGATATGGATTTAAGCAATTCCCATAGTCAACTAAGAACAACAAATAATCTTAACGAAGAAGaggatcatcatcatcatcaccaccaccatcatcatcatcaaaatAATTCTTTGCATAATAACAGCAGCGGAACGACAAACACTAATGCAAcgccaaaaagaaaatttgatatATCCAAATATGCTCCCACTAATGCGGCCACCTGTGCAGCAGAGGCGGCCACCGCTGCAGTCAAATCTTTAGCCATTTCTCAGTTTCTAAAGAAAGAGGTGCGTGTCACCTGTCGACGTTTGCGAGCGCCCTTTAGACGTTTTCGTTATCGTAGATAG
- the LOC111683705 gene encoding thioredoxin domain-containing protein 17, translating into MVVQHNVKGYEEFTKLVEELEGSGQPIHVLFSGGKNENGESWCPYCVKAEPVIHNALEKAPEKSHFVHVDVGERSYWKDLNCPFRKDPNTHLVFLPTLLRWKSPQRLDGERCSNKDLVEMMFEDED; encoded by the exons ATGGTGGTACAACACAACGTTAAAGGTTACGAAGAATTCACAAAATTGGTAGAAGAATTAGAAGGTTCTGGTCAACCCATACATGTCTTGTTTTCGGGAGGTAAAAATGAGAATGGTGAGAGTTGGTGTCCCTATTGTGTAAAAG cCGAGCCGGTTATTCACAATGCTTTGGAAAAGGCTCCAGAAAAATCACATTTTGTTCATGTAGATGTGGGAGAACGTTCTTA CTGGAAAGACTTGAATTGCCCCTTCCGCAAAGATCCCAACACACATTTGGTTTTCTTGCCCACTTTACTGCGTTGGAAATCTCCCCAACGTTTGGATGGTGAACGTTGTTCCAACAAGGATTTAGTTGAAATGATGTTTGAAGATGAGGACTAA
- the LOC111683704 gene encoding vacuolar protein sorting-associated protein 52 homolog, protein RSFLQYTFEALFRSEQYALVDNACREYLFVTEFFMVRGAQAQDLFNQILGKTLTLMIKNLETSIQDCYDTIAMFLCIQLIFRYQLMCHKRCVPALDKYWDSLQSVFWPRFEHVFRLNIQSIRDCDPTKFNKELGPHYITRRYAEFSAAIVGISEHFPNELVSRLLLELQNEVECFILRMAAIFPTRKEQLIYLINNYDLVLGVLMEHTRDNSKEAEAFREQLNARSAEYVEEILAPHFGGIIQFVKECEPYYEKEQLEELRKQERRSLALVASFSANWKKSLEELNREVLLSFPSLLTGSQLLQLALASLVQYYHRFHKLLTPNARSQLTNIHVVMVEMKKYKCNY, encoded by the exons CGATCTTTTTTGCAGTACACTTTTGAGGCTTTATTCCGCTCTGAACAGTATGCTTTAGTGGACAATGCCTGCCGTGAGTATTTATTTGTCACCGAATTCTTTATGGTGCGGGGAGCCCAGGCCCAGGATCTGTTTAATCAAATATTGGGCAAAACCTTAACTCTAATGATA AAAAATCTGGAAACCAGTATCCAGGATTGCTATGATACCATAGCCATGTTTTTATGCATTCAATTAATATTTCGCTATCAGTTAATGTGTCATAAAAGATGTGTGCCAGCATTGGATAA ATATTGGGATTCCTTACAGTCGGTATTTTGGCCACGTTTCGAACATGTATTTCGCTTAAATATACAGAGTATTAGAGATTGTGATCCTacgaaatttaataaagaattggGACCTCATtat ATAACACGCCGCTATGCTGAATTCTCCGCTGCGATTGTGGGCATCTCTGAACATTTCCCCAATGAATTAGTAAGTCGTTTACTTTTGGAACTACAGAATGAGGTAGAATGTTTCATATTACGCATGGCCGCCATATTTCCAACACGCAAGGAAcaacttatttatttaattaataactacGATTTAGTTTTGGGTGTGTTAATGGAACATACCCGTGATAATTCAAAAGAAGCTGAAGCTTTTCGTGAACAGTTAAATGCACGCAGTGCTGAGTATGTCGAAGAAATCTTGGCTCCACACTTTGGTGGTATTATACAATTTGTCAAAGAATGTGAACCTTACTATGAAAAGGAACAGTTGGAAGAGTTACGCAAACAGGAACGTAGAAGTCTAGCTTTGGTGGCCAGTTTTTCGGCTAATTGGAAAAAGTCTTTAGAGGAATTAAATCGTGAGGTTTTATTATCATTTCCCTCACTTTTGACCGGCTCTCAATTGTTGCAATTGGCTTTAGCTAGTTTAGTACAATACTATCACAGATTCCATAAGCTCTTGACACCCAATGCTCGGTCTCAGTTGACCAATATACATGTGGTTATggtagaaatgaaaaaatataaatgtaattatTGA
- the LOC124419498 gene encoding vacuolar protein sorting-associated protein 52 homolog, with product MAQTETHLPEQLDNEEVREILKNTTDLRQYSRQIEKEFKEVENKSIEDYIKESQNIAALHNQIDECDDVLERMENMLMSFQSVLSNISTEITQLQKKSVAMSVQLTNRQSVKAQLSQFIEDMAVSEEMIMSIMETPVTEKEFEKQLNILNHKLSLVKELSFKESKSTADVADVLHKLRLKAMTKIRQYMLEQIYKFRKPMTNYQIPQNAMLKHKFFFEFILSNERQVAQEICNEYIDTMSKIYYSYFKSYSSRLSSLKFEESCTKDDLMGIEDNISKGLFAKATSLKNKSTIFTIGKRGEILNQQLEAPIIVPHAQMKNREAASSSKAVSVSMAHEIHRT from the exons atggCACAAACTGAGACGCATCTCCCTGAACAACTGGACAATGAAGAAGTTcgagaaatcttaaaaaataccaCCGATTTAAGACAATATTCACGACAGATTGAGAAAGAGTTTAAGGAAGTTGAAAACAAATCAATAGAAGACTACATTAAGGAATCTCAAAATATAGCAGCCTTACACAATCAAATTGATGAATGTGATGATGTGCTAGAGCGTATGGAAAATATGTTGATGAGTTTTCAAAGTGTCCTCAGTAATATAAGTACCGAAATTACACAGTTGCAAAAGAAATCGGTGGCCATGTCAGTACAACTTACCAACAGGCAATCGGTTAAGGCTCAACTATCACAATTCATAGAGGATATGGCGGTGTCGGAAGAAATGATTATGTCTATAATGGAAACACCCGTCACCGAAAAGGAATTTGAGAAgcaattgaatattttaaatcacaAATTGTCCTTGGTGAAGGaattaagttttaaagaatCCAAATCGACAGCAGATGTAGCGGATGTTTTGCACAAGTTGAGACTTAAAGCCATGACTAAAATACGCCAATATATGCtggaacaaatttataaattccgCAAACCCATGACCAATTATCAAATACCACAGAATGCCATGTTGAAACATAAAttcttttttgaatttatacTCTCGAATGAGCGACAAGTGGCTCAGGAAATATGCAATGAGTATATAGATACTATGAGTAAAATTTATTACAGTTATTTTAag AGCTATTCCTCCCGCTTGTCAAGCTTAAAATTCGAAGAATCTTGTACTAAAGATGATTTAATGGGTATTGAGGATAATATATCCAAAGGTTTATTTGCAAAAGCTACTAGTTTGAAGAACAAAAGTACTATATTTACCATTGGCAAAAGAGGCgagattttaaatcaacaaCTGGAAGCTCCTATTATAGTGCCACATGCCCAAATGAAAAATAGg GAGGCAGCCAGCTCAAGCAAAGCTGTCTCCGTCAGCATGGCCCATGAGATTCATCGCACTTAA